One genomic segment of Danio rerio strain Tuebingen ecotype United States chromosome 11, GRCz12tu, whole genome shotgun sequence includes these proteins:
- the psmd14 gene encoding 26S proteasome non-ATPase regulatory subunit 14 (The RefSeq protein has 1 substitution compared to this genomic sequence): MDRLLRLGGGMPGLSQGPPTDALAVDTAEQVYISSLALLKMLKHGRAGVPMEVMGLMLGEFVDDYTVRVIDVFAMPQSGTGVSVEAVDPVFQAKMLDMLKQTGRPEMVVGWYHSHPGFGCWLSGVDINTQQSFEALSERAVAVVVDPIQSVKGKVVIDAFRLINANMMVLGHEPRQTTSNLGHLNKPSIQALIHGLNRHYYSITINYRKNELEQKMLLNLHKKSWMEGLTLQDYSEHCKLNETIVKEMLELAKNYNKAVEEEDKMTPEQLAIKNVGKQDPKRHLEEHVDVLMTSNIVQCLAAMLDTVVFH, encoded by the exons ATGGACCGGCTCTTGAGGCTTGGAGGGGGAATGCCGGGACTCAGCCAG GGTCCTCCCACAGATGCTCCCGCTGTGGACACGGCTGAACAGGTGTACATCTCCTCCCTCGCTCTGCTCAAG ATGCTGAAACATGGCCGTGCTGGTGTGCCCATGGAAGTCATGGGTCTGATGCTGGGAGAGTTTGTGGACGATTACACAGTACGCGTGATCGATGTGTTTGCCATGCCGCAGTCAGGAACG GGTGTGAGCGTTGAGGCCGTGGACCCCGTTTTTCAAGCTAAGATGTTGGACATGTTAAAGCAGACGGGACG gcCTGAGATGGTGGTGGGCTGGTACCACAGTCACCCTGGTTTCGGCTGCTGGTTGTCGGGTGTGGACATTAACACACAGCAGAGTTTCGAGGCGCTGTCAGAACGTGCTGTTGCCGTTGTGGTAGATCCCATCCAGAGCGTCAAAGGAAAG GTTGTTATTGATGCCTTCAGGCTAATAAATGCCAATATGATGGTGCTGGGTCATGAACCACGTCAAACCACTTCTAACTTGGGACATCTCAACAAACCATCGATTCAG GCTTTGATTCATGGACTCAACAGACATTATTACTCCATTACCATCAACTACAGGAAGAATGAATTGGAACAGAAG ATGTTACTGAACCTCCACAAGAAGAGCTGGATGGAGGGTCTGACTCTGCAGGATTACAGTGAACACTGCAAACTCAACGAGACCATCGTCAAGGAGATGCTCGAACTGGCCAAGAACTACAATAAG gCTGTAGAGGAAGAAGACAAGATGACTCCTGAGCAGCTTGCCATTAAGAACGTTGGAAAACAG GATCCCAAACGGCATTTGGAAGAGCATGTGGATGTTCTTATGACATCCAATATTGTGCAGTGCCTCGCAGCAATGTTGGACACTGTTGTGTTCCATTGA